The sequence below is a genomic window from Lentimicrobium saccharophilum.
CCAGCCTGCCGGCCTGATCGGCCAACAGCCAGCGGGTTTTGCCTCCTGCCAGTGACAGTCCGCTAATCCTTACCTGACCGCCGGAGGGATTAGGGAAGACTGTAAAAGTTCCTGCCTGGATAATTTCAACATTGGTCACCAGACCTTCCTGCAATAAGAGCACTTCCGCAGATGGACCGCCATTCAACGTAGAAACGGTGATTACGGCAATCCGGTCATCTTCCGAAGGATTCGCTTCATACACGGCACTGATCTGTCCTTCACCCTCGCCTGAAGCCTCCGCATTGCACCAGGTCGCATTGCAGACTGCATTCCATGAAGTATTTGAAAAAACGGAAAAAACGACCGATCCGGCATCCGGGGAAACCTGCTGCATCTCAGGCATTACGGCAAGGGTTGCCGCTGCAGCTTCCTGAACCAGCAACACCTGCTGATCCGGCGCTCCGGCGGCAGAAATTGTGATCGTAGCAGTTCTTGATGTGTTCACAGAATTGGCATAATACTCAGCCAAAAGAGCGGCACTGCCGCTTCCTTCAGGAGTAACGGTGCACCATTCCGCGTTGCTGACCGCCGTCCACACAGTATTTGAAGTTACGGAAAATTCCGCTGCCCCCGCTTCGGACGTCACAAACTGCTCAACCGGAGAAACCGATAAAACGGCGCTTGCTCCGGCCTGAACTACTGTAACAATCTCCGGATCAGCGCCCTCCGCGTTGACAGAAATCGTGGCTGTACGGGGCGACGAACCGCCATTGGCTTCGCATTCTGCAACCAGCATCCCGTTGCCACTTCCCGCCGGCGTTACCGTGCACCACCCTGCATCGCTCTGCGCATTCCAGCTGGTATTCGACACAACGTTAAATTCAGCGGTCCCGCTTCCGGATTCCACCTGTTGAGACTGGGGGGTAACGTTCAGCACAACCGCTGCACCCTGCTGTGTCAAAGTCACTGTCTGGTCAGCGATCCCAGGCGAAGAAACGGTAATCAGCGCCGACCGCTGCGAAACTTCCGTATTTTCAGCATACTGGGCGTTAAGTATCCCGCTTCCCGATCCGGAAGGCGTTACTGTGCACCACCCGGCATTGCTCTGGGCCGTCCAGCCAAGCGTGGTGGTAACTGTAAATTCCGCGGTACCGGCCTGGGATGTTACCTGCTGGCTGGCCGGCATTACCGACAAAACAGCCGCACCCTGCTCATAGGCGATGGCCGCACCAAATATCTCGCTGACAAACTGAGGAGCAACCAGCGCGGTGGCCGCGGCATTCGGGTGACTGTCGGTGTTGCTCACCGCGTATTGGGGCATCTGGTAACCATTGGCATCCGTCAGCTTGGCGAAATAATTAAAAACGTAAACATTCGGAGGCATGGCGCCCATCACAGGGTCAAGTCCCTGCGCCAGGGTATCCTTTGCCCAGGTACAGAATGACTTTGCCAACATCGCGGCATTCGGATTGGTATTTGCCTGATTGAGCGGGGCATTGGTCCATATGGCGAAAAAGTTTTCCGGATGCTGCGCCATCACCGAAACAATGCTTCGCCAGTGCCATTTATAATTATACACGGATTTTACCGTGCGGTTCAGCGTATCGGAAGGTTGTCCCCATCCGGTCATGGCCGAAGAGGGAAAACAGGATTTGACCACAACAATCTTATTGTTTGTGAGGATGGGTGTGATGTTGGCAGCTGGATCCTCCCCGTCGAATATGCGGTGCCAGCGTTCCCATTCGTTTTCCCAGGGATTAAGCGGCCACGACTGCCGCACCATGCTCACAGCCTGACTGCCGGTATAACCATGATTTGTATTATAAACCTGGATTTCCTGGGGGATGCTGGTGGGCGAACCGTTGGGCCCCCAGATGTTCTGACCGGTGGAGTGGGTCAGAAAGACCCCACTGCGGAAAAGGGTTTGCGCAAAGCTGAATAATGGAAATAAGATGACTGCAGTTAGTATAATTCGCTTCATATATAAAATCTCCTGATTTAAAACGAGAGAATTTGCAAGCCAGGGTTGTTCTTGAAAAGGTTCAGGCATCCCCTGCCCTATGAGTGAACGGCATGCGGATAAAATTGTTCAGCCCCGACATGAAAATCATCCCCTGATTCATTCCGAAGTACCAAATATACAACAAATTACAATAATAATCCAGAAAATACATACGCCTGTTTTGCATCCGGAATTCAACTTATGAAACGCCGCGAAATTAATTACCCTG
It includes:
- a CDS encoding BACON domain-containing protein, translating into MKRIILTAVILFPLFSFAQTLFRSGVFLTHSTGQNIWGPNGSPTSIPQEIQVYNTNHGYTGSQAVSMVRQSWPLNPWENEWERWHRIFDGEDPAANITPILTNNKIVVVKSCFPSSAMTGWGQPSDTLNRTVKSVYNYKWHWRSIVSVMAQHPENFFAIWTNAPLNQANTNPNAAMLAKSFCTWAKDTLAQGLDPVMGAMPPNVYVFNYFAKLTDANGYQMPQYAVSNTDSHPNAAATALVAPQFVSEIFGAAIAYEQGAAVLSVMPASQQVTSQAGTAEFTVTTTLGWTAQSNAGWCTVTPSGSGSGILNAQYAENTEVSQRSALITVSSPGIADQTVTLTQQGAAVVLNVTPQSQQVESGSGTAEFNVVSNTSWNAQSDAGWCTVTPAGSGNGMLVAECEANGGSSPRTATISVNAEGADPEIVTVVQAGASAVLSVSPVEQFVTSEAGAAEFSVTSNTVWTAVSNAEWCTVTPEGSGSAALLAEYYANSVNTSRTATITISAAGAPDQQVLLVQEAAAATLAVMPEMQQVSPDAGSVVFSVFSNTSWNAVCNATWCNAEASGEGEGQISAVYEANPSEDDRIAVITVSTLNGGPSAEVLLLQEGLVTNVEIIQAGTFTVFPNPSGGQVRISGLSLAGGKTRWLLADQAGRLVKSGEAVLQNEMFFDLGKPAQGRYFLILKSDSGTQWASLIIN